A window from Lactiplantibacillus pentosus encodes these proteins:
- a CDS encoding acyl-CoA thioesterase — protein sequence MEAMRISETLSISNHRVFSADLNEHDTVFGGKILATIDDNSSIAASRVARIETVTVSVDQVNFLLPFRLQDSMCAESYVSGVGHRSIEVFTKIIGEHLKTGERFLGLTCFSTFVVTDRNVVLPDLTADKPEYAYVADGYQERQAQRLAKLKRQRAFNAHISVELPW from the coding sequence ATGGAAGCGATGCGAATATCAGAAACATTATCAATTAGCAATCACCGGGTCTTTTCAGCTGACCTGAACGAACATGATACCGTCTTTGGGGGCAAAATTCTGGCGACAATCGATGATAATTCATCGATTGCGGCGTCGCGGGTCGCCAGAATTGAAACGGTGACGGTCTCAGTCGACCAGGTCAACTTTTTATTGCCGTTTCGTTTGCAGGATTCGATGTGTGCCGAATCCTATGTCTCTGGCGTTGGTCACCGGTCAATTGAGGTCTTCACCAAAATTATCGGTGAACACTTAAAGACCGGCGAGCGCTTTTTAGGACTGACGTGTTTTTCAACGTTTGTCGTTACCGACCGTAATGTCGTTTTGCCGGACTTGACTGCTGACAAACCAGAGTATGCTTATGTGGCGGATGGCTATCAGGAGCGGCAAGCACAACGGTTGGCGAAATTAAAACGGCAACGCGCATTCAATGCCCATATCAGCGTTGAATTGCCTTGGTAA